The Klebsiella sp. RIT-PI-d genomic sequence AAATTCTTATCGGCATTGCCCTTGGGTTTACCATGCAGTTCGCCTTTGCGGCGATACGTACCGCCGGGGAGGTGATTGGTTTGCAGATGGGCCTGTCATTCGCAACCTTCTTTGATCCCGGCAGCAATTTAAATATGCCCGTGCTGGCGCGACTGATGGATCTGCTGGCCCTGCTGCTGTTCCTGACCTTCAACGGCCATTTATGGCTTATTTCGATGCTGGTCGATACTTTTCATACCCTGCCTGTTGGCGGCGAGCCGATTAACAGTAATGCGTTCCTGGCGCTCGCCCGCGCGGGAGGTCTCATTTTCCTGAATGGCCTGATGCTGGCGCTACCGGTGATCACGCTGCTGCTCACCCTTAATCTGGCGCTCGGGATGCTCAACAGGATGGCCCCCCAGCTTTCTGTCTTTGTTATTGGCTTTCCGTTAACCCTGAGCGTGGGCATTCTATTGATGTCAGTACTCATGCCACTGATTGCGCCTTTTTGTGAACATTTATTCAGTGAAATTTTTAATTTACTCGCTGACATAATGAGTGAATTACCCAAAATAACCGCAAAATAATTAATTCCTGCTCCTGAGGATAATCCTAAAATAAATCACGCCGCAGGCTCGCAATGATATATATAATGGCCAATCGTTGTTTTAATTCCCATCACATAAACTTATCTGCAATTTAGTTTAAGAAGATTCCTGGCAACTTATACGTAAGTTTACGGGATAGTGCTGAGGCCTAAAAACTCTGTCTGTCTTATTAATCTAAAAAATTACTACCACAAGACACTGTTAAATCAGCAAGGCAATGGGTTAATTATCATTATGCGTTGAGTGAGGGTACGCCATGTCAACGATTATTATGGACTTGTGCAGCTATACCCGATTAGGATTAATCGGATACCTGGCAAGTCGGGGGGTTAAGCGACGTGATATAGGGGATGCAAAGGATGCAGCAGCCCTGGAGGTGGCCTGCAGAGAAGGCCATCCTGACGTGGTGTTTATTAATGAAGACTGTTTCATCCACGACCCTGAAAGTAGTCAACAAATCAGGCAGATCATTAATCAACACCCCGACACATTATTCATCGTTTTTATGGCGATTGCTAACCTCCATTTTGATGAATATTTACTGGTACGGAAAAATCTGTTAATTAGTTCTAAATCGATTAAACCCGAATCACTGGATGATATTTTGGGTGATTGTCTGAAAAAAGGTAGTGAACATTTTAGCGCAATTAATATGCCGACGTTATCATTAAGTCGGACTGAATCTTTTATGCTGCGAATGTGGATGTCAGGACAAGGTACGATTCAAATTTCAGATCGGATGAATATCAAAGCCAAGACCGTTTCGTCGCACAAGGGTAATATAAAAAGAAAGATTAAAACGCATAATAAACAAGTTATTTATCATGTTGTCCGATTGACAGACAACGTTACTAGCGGAATTTATGTCAATATGCGTTAGAAAACATGACTGGCGGAACGCTCCGCCAGTCAGTCTGAATCAGGCTTCGACCTTTTCGACGAAAATGCCATCATCGTGGCCCAGTTCATTAAAAAACCAGATCCCCAGCGGATAATCCTCCAGCGACACCAGATACATTGTGCCCTCACTAAACGCTTCAATCGCCAGGACAACGCCCGGCCGACGCGGTCCACCATCCGTTTTAACCGTTACGCGATCGTTAATTTGCATAGTGTCACCTCCTCATGTTTTTGTGCCAGTGTAGATCAAAACGCGCGTGCTGGCTGCGTCTGGTATGACGAATGCTGCTTTTGTGGACGGTCTATACTTAGGGGACGCGGCAACTTTATGAGGAGTTGATGATGAAAACCGCAAAACAGGATGACGATACAGTGCCCCCGGACGTCAGTATTGATGTAGATGCTCTCCTGGCGGCTATTAATGAAATCTGTGAGAGTGAGGTCACCCGGGCGGAGAACGGCGACCCACATCATGCCAGCGTTAATGGGCATGACTATCATACCTGGCGCGAACTGGCCGAAGCGTTTGAGCTGGATATCCACGATTTCAGCGTATCGGAGATCAACCGTTAGCAGGTATAAAAAAAACCCGGCCCTTATCAGGGTCGGGTTGAAACTTGCGAATGCAAGAAGCACTTTAAAATTCGTTACACCAGGAAATCTGATGCGGGACTAAACATATCCGCAATTTTTTTGTCTGACAAGGTGTATTAGTTATATGAATATTATGAAAAAGTGTTGTTAAAGACGTTGACGTTATGTCAGCTGGCATCACGTCTCGCTTTTCGGGTTTATTGCCGAGGAAAATCGGCAGGAGAAAACCTGTTATTTAAGAATTATCTCAGACCCGCCATTGCCACTTAACAGGAGAAAATCATGCCAGACCTGCGCGAACCGCTGCTGATATTGACTGACCTCGAAGGTACGCTGCTCGAAAGTCATACTTACGACTGGCAGCCTGCAATACCCTGGCTTGAGCGACTTAATGAAGCCGGCGCACCTGTTATCTTATGCAGCAGTAAAACAGCGGCCGAAATGGTGCAAATTCAGAAGGAAATTGGTCTGGAAGGGCTGCCGTTTATTGCTGAGAACGGCGCGGTCATCCAGCTTGATGCTGCCTGGCAGGATGATGCGCATTTCCCCCGGCTGATTGCCGGCACGCCTCAGCAGGAAATCATGCAGATTCTGGCCCAGCTGCGGGAAGCTGAGGGATTTAAATTTACGACTTTTTCTGACGTTGATGAACATACAATCAGCGACTGGACCGGGCTTAACAACGCCCACGCCACTCTTGCCCGCCAGCAGGAAGCGTCTGAAACATTAATCTGGCGCGACAGCGACGCTCGCATGTCCGACTTCGCGGCCAGGTTAGGTGCTCAGGGTTTACTCTTTATACAGGGCGCACGCTTCTGGCACGTTCTCGACCAGCGTGGTGATAAGGCGCAGGCGGCGATTTTTTTACTGAATAAGTATCAGCAACGCGAAGGTAAGCGACGTACCACTCTGGGACTGGGTGACGGGCCGAACGATGCTCCGCTTCTGGATGTGGTTGACTACGCGATAGTGGTGAAAGGTTTAAACCGTGAAGGCGTCAGGCTCAGGCGTAACGACCCGCAGCGAGTGTACCGGACGGTTCAGGAAGGCCCGGCAGGCTGGAGCGAAGGAATGGCGCATTTCTTTCCCTCTCATCAGCCCTCTGAATAAACGCGATTACGTCCGTTCTGTTTTGCCAGGTACAGGCGGCGATCGGCAATGGATTGCAGATATTCAAACTCATAGCGTCCGTCTTCCTCTGTGCTGCTGATGCCCAGCGAGGCGCTAACGCGAAGCGTGGTGTTTTTGCGGATCAGCAGTTCTTTTGCACAGATACGCTTACGTATTCTCTCGGCTATTTTCGCCCCTGTAGCTGCCGTGGTTCCCGGCAGGACAATGCAAAACTCTTCCCCTCCCACCCGGCCCGCGATATCGTTTTCACGCAGGGCAGTGGCAATAAGTGTACCGACATGCGACAGCACCCGGTCTCCGGCCTGATGTCCGAACCGATCATTGATACTTTTAAAATGGTCAAGATCCAGCTGAATAATGCACAGCGGTTGCTGCGCCTGTTGACAGGCTCTGACCATCATTTCAGCCCGATCAAACAATGCCCCACGATTAGGTAGCCGGGTGAGTGCATCGTACCAGGCTTGCCATTTCAGCGACTCCTGCATCGCAATCATGTTGCGCACCATCCGAAGTAGCACTATCCATGAGAGGATCAGAATAAAGGTAAACACCAGCCACAGCAGCGTTAATGCGATAATAATGTTACCAAACGCACCGCCAAGCGCTTCGCGCAGCGTATGAATATGTAGCACGATGCCATCAAAATTTTTGAGCTTCTGCCAGCTGATATAGCGGGTTGAGGTGAACATTCCTCCCCGCGTATCGTTTTCAAGTGCCTTAATAATATGCTGACGCTCCGCCGCCGACAGCGGAGAACGTTGTCCTTCTCCGGTCGCACTTGAGGTTAGCCAGGTAAGCTGACTATCGTAAAGTTGCCACGCGCCCTCTTTCTGAGCACCAATCGCCTCAAGCAGCAGACGCTGAAGCGCACTGACGCTGATATCCATGGCCAGCACACCGTACCACTGTCCGCTCATATCCAACGGGATGCTGGCAGTGATCACCTGGCTCCCCTGCTCCTGGCGCTGTTCCGTATACCAGCGAATGCCGCGTCCGCGGTTCTCGCGAATGGATTGAGTGAAAAACCACGGTCTGGCAATCAGATCGGTGTAATAGGCAGCGATATCCGCTATTTCAGCAGGGTCGCTTGTGACAAAAAATCCCGCGCGCGAAACGTACTGCGTTCGCAGTTCAATGCTATTGCTGCTGGAAGAAAGATGCAGAAGGTAACCCAGTTCAAGCGCCGATGTTAGCTCATTATGCAAAAGCGCACCGTCGCGATTGAGGTCTGCCGCATTTTCTACAAATCGATCTGATACGCCGTGGGCGGTCAATAAATGCCGGGTACTGGACTGTAGTGACCAGACATCCTGCTGGCGTTTCACCTCAAACTGGCGTCGGGCGTTATAGGTACTTTGCAGCTGGAGAGGCGTTTTCAGGGCAGCCTGCATACCGTTGCGTAGGAAAAATAGCCGGTCCATATTGAACTGGAGCTGCATATCCATACCGTGTGAAACGCTCTCAAGACGATTACGCTGGCTATTGATATAGCTATCTTCGAGTACGGCGACTTCTCGCCAGGTCAGAAACGAAGAACAGATCAAAACCACGATAAAGCAAAGGCTTACTACCTGACCAGGCGTAAAGCGCAGGCCAAACTTGCTCAGCCACTGAGTTTTTTCCACTACTATCTCGCGCTAAAGGCAAACTCCTGGCGTTGCTTTATCCAACCGGGATCTTGCTGAGGTGAATAAAATGTCCGGTTCGCGGCAGACCGGGCGATGAGGGTTAAGGATCCGGATGACGGTGAACATCCCCGTCACCCGGTAACAACGCTTTTCCCTGAAACGTCCTGCTTGATATTAAAGACGTTGTACCACCGGCACATCATCCCTGCATTGATGTAGAGCGCGATGATCTCTCGCTGCTCATTATGTTTAGTCATAACCTCGTCGCCGACCATAAAGACCCTTTTTTGTCTCCGGTATCGGCATGAAACTTTTTCACCTTAGACGACATTATGACTTTTTGCGTACCCGCTATGGATATTTAGTGAGCAGTCTGCCGCAAGCGTGACACCATTTTTACTACCGCAACGACGATCAGTCCGAGGATAAATCCCAGCACCAGGTTTATCAGCGGCGAGATAAGCCACTGGATCGCCGCATTTTGCTGCTCGCTAAAATGCTCAATCGCATGGTGTAGTGGTGAAATACCATGAACCACAATGCCGCCACCAACCAGAAACATCGCCAGTGTGCCAACCACCGAAAGAATTTTCATCAACCACGGGGCCGTAAATAACAGTGCCTTACCGGTGGCCTGCGCCACGGCACTGCTTTTTTCTACTAGCCAGTATCCCATATCATCCAGCCTGACAATGACGGCGACAATCCCATATACGCCAATGGTCACAAGGAGCGCGATGCCAGAAAGAATAAGGACCTGTGTTAACAGCGGTGCATCAGCAACAATCCCAAGCGTGATCGCCACAATTTCAGCAGATAAAATAAAATCGGTACGGATTGCACCTTTTACTTTATCGCGCTCAAAGGTTTTTGGATCCTGTTTAGCAATATCTGCCAGGCGTTTCTGACGCGCTTCCGGGCTTTCCTTGTGTTTACGCGCATGCAGCGTGTGCAGAATTTTTTCCGCCCCTTCAAAGCACAGAAAGGCGCCACCGACCATCAGCAATGGCGTGATAGCCCAGGGAAGAAATGCGCTGATGAGCAATGCCAGCGGTACCAGAATCACTTTATTGAGCAGCGAACCTTTTGCCACTCCCCAGACTACCGGCAATTCCCGGTTGGCACGAACGCCGGTGACTTGCTGCGCGTTAAGCGATAAATCATCTCCCAGTACACCCGCGGTTTTCTTCGCCGCCAGTTTTCCCATCATTGAAATATCATCCAGCAGGGTGGCAATATCATCTAACAGCGTTAACAAACTCGATCCGGCCAAAATGTCTTTCCTTTGTTTTTAAACATCTGAAGTCAATAGTATGGAACAAAAAGTACGTCCTCGGGTACAGCAGAATAAAGTCAACATTTAATTAACATTCAAACGGAGATTATCTGCTCGCCAGAGAGATAGTTTTCACGTTTACTATATGCGACCTTTCTTTGTGGCTACGAGGCAGTATGCGTTTCAGGCAACTTTTACCGCTCATTAGTGCGCTTTTCGCGCTTTATATTATCTGGGGTTCCACCTATTTCGTTATCAGCATCGGCGTTGAAAGCTGGCCGCCGCTGCTAATGGCCGGGGTGCGGTTTACGGCGGCAGGCGTGCTGTTAATGGCCTATTTACTGCTTAGCGGGCATAAACTGCCCCCGCTGCGCCCGCTACTCAATGCGGCGCTGATTGGCGTGCTTTTGCTTGCCGTCGGCAACGGTTTTGTCACTATCGCCGAGCACCAGCACGTTCCCTCCGGTATCGCTGCGGTGATGGTCGCTACGGTTCCCCTCTTTACACTGTGCTTTAGTCGCTTCTTTGGTATCGCGACCCGCAAGCTGGAATGGGTGGGCATCGCCATTGGCCTTGCCGGGATCGTACTGCTTAACAGCGGTGGCAACCTGAGCGGTAACCCCTGGGGAGCAATTTTAATTCTCATCGGTTCCGTGAGCTGGGCATTTGGTTCTGTATATGGTTCACGCATTGAACTGCCCGTTGGCATGATGGCAGGTGCGATTGAAATGCTGGCGGCGGGCATTGTTCTACTGACAGCATCATTGATAACCGGCGAAAAATTAACGACGATGCCAACATTGTCGGGTTTCCTTGCCGTTGGTTATCTGGCCATTTTTGGATCGGTCATTGCAATTAATGCTTATATGTATCTTATTCGCAACGTTACGCCTGCCATTGCCACCAGCTATGCTTATGTTAACCCGGTGGTTGCGGTCCTGCTGGGTACCAGCTTTGGCGGCGAGAGTCTCTCATCGATTGAGTGGCTGGCGCTGGCGGTGATCGTCTTTGCGGTAATTCTGGTGACGCTTGGAAAATATCTCTTCCCGGCACGCCCTGTTGTCACACCGTGCGAGATTAAGAAGTAATAGATAACGGGTGTATACCCAGGGTGTCGATCTGCGCGCACTCGCCGCCGCCGCAGATCCACTCTTCCAGCCGCTCGCTTAACGCGTTGTCGCTGAGCTTTTCCCTTCCCCGCAGGGCGCATTCCCAGATAATCAGCACCCGCCAGCCCTGCTCTTTCAGGCGCAGTACGTCACGCTTGTCGCGTTCAACATTTTTACCGATTTTTTCCAGCCAGAATGCTGTCCGGGTGGCAGGCACTTTGAACAGGTAACAGTCGTGATGATGCCAGAAACACCCGTGGGTAAAAATAACGCAGCGATAATCGGTGAGCACAAAATCAGGGCGGCCGGGCAGCGTAGCGTCCTGAACGGTAAAGGTAAAACCTGGCGGCTCCAGCAGCGCCGCCAGCCGTTTCTCAATCGCCGTATCGCGAGTGCCTATTGCGCGCATATTTTTACTGCGCGTAGCCTTGTTATGAACGTCCATCCGGCTTGCTTCCTTTTTTACGTAATGCCACCGCTTGTGCAATACGTGGCTTCAGCAGTTTTGCTACTGCGGCAAAGGCCGGAACGACTACCGAGTTGCCAAACTGACGATAAGCCTGCGTATCAGAAACCGGAATACGAAACTGATAGCCCTGAGGCGCTTCAAATCCCATCAGTCGGGCGCACTCACGCGGGGTCAAACGGCGCGGGCGATACTGCTGATTACGCGGATCGTCAAAATTCACCTCACCTAAGGCCCGATCCCAGCCACGATCGACCAAAATTTCCGCTCCATCTTTGTAATAGCGGGCGGAAAGCGTACGGGTAATACTATTTGGATCCGTCGGGTCAACCAGGCCAAAGCCAAAACCATTCCCTCGCGCCTGATGCTTCTGCGCGTAGCGGTAGAGATATTTCCACAGCACCGGCGTCAGGATAAATTTAGCCTCTACATCAGGTTCGAGCAGCTCAGCAAACGTCAGCCGCCGCTCGGGATAAAATGCCGGGAGATCGCGCAGGGTGAAGCCATGATGTAGATTCAAATCACGGCGAAAGCCCACCAGTACGATGCGCTCCCGATGCTGCGGTAAGAAATGTTTACCATCAATGATTTTTGGATCGTCCTTTCCCATTTCGGCGGCATTAGCCACCTCATAACCTAAATCATCCAGCGTCTGCATAATGATACGGAAAGTTTTCCCGCCATCATGGCTCTTCAGATTTTTAACGTTCTCAAGCACAAAAATGGACGGACGGCAGGCATCGATAATTCGTACCACATCAAAAAAAAGCGTGCCCTGCGTATCGCAGGCGAAGCCATGGGCGCGACCCAGCGCATTTTTTTTCGACACGCCGGCCAGCGAAAAGGGCTGACAGGGAAAGCCTGCCAGCAAGACATCGTGCTGAGGAATAACCTGGCGAATATGCTCCGCTGCCTGCGGATCGCTTACCTGCGGCTGATGGCTCAGCGTGACATCGCGAATATCGTCATTAAAATGGTGCTGCTCAGGATCGCAATACCAGTTGGCTTTATAGGTACGTACCGCATGTTTATTCCACTCGCTGGTGAAAACACACTGGCCGCCAATGGCTTCAAACCCCGTGCGGATGCCGCCGATTCCGGCAAACAGATCGACAAAACGGAATGCATAATGCGGATGATGGGCAGGCGGTTGCGGCAATAGTGCGGCAAGATGGGCTTGTTCACTGGCACTCAGACGCTGCCAGGCGCGCTCGCTGGTCATCATCCGTTTAAGAATGGCCGGACTCCAGTGATGCTCCCCCAGCGAACTCAGTTCAGCGACTAACGTCTTAACGTCATAAATTGCCATCACCTGACGCAGCAGCGCGTGCACAGCGACTGAACGGGTATCCGCAACCGACTCTCGATCGGCTGAAGGTGAAAAGTTTTCCTGCATAACAATTGACCGCACAAGACAAATATCTGTCAGAATATCATAAATTTGTCGCCAGCGTTTCAGCCGCTGGCTGTAAAACGCGTCACGATGTCTTCATCTACTGTCATGTAATTGCCCTGCAACTCTGCACTCAACTTAGCCATATACTGTATAAGAAAATGTGCATTCTCCTGCGCCAACGCTCTGCCCTTTTCTGTTTGCATTGTTGCGGGCAGACGCAATAGCTTAGTTTGAAAATGATCGAGGGCATAACGCCTGTCGTCAGGCGGGCGCTTTTCAGCAAATGGATCGTCTGCGTCAAAGAGTGCAGTGCCCAGCGCGCCTGCAACGGCGAAGACTCTCGCCAGACCAATCGCACCCAGCGCTTCCAGCCGGTCGGCATCCTGAACGATACCGGCTTCCAACGTCTCAGGCGCGATCCCTGCGCTATAACTGTGGGCCTCAATAGTGTGTATCACGCCTGGCAGTGATTCGGGCGGGAAATCAGCAAAATCTTCAGCCAGAATACGCCGCGTTTTTTCGGCGGCCTGCCGCGATGAAGTGTGCCTGAGGGGATCGTTTTTTGGCAGGCTTACGATGTCATGAAAGTAACAGGCAGTAAGAATAACCAGCTCGTCGGCCCGGGTCCCGGCTGCCAGTTGTCGCGCAGTCGACCATACCCGTCGAAAATGGGCCAGATCGTGAGCAGCATCATCGCTGCGGTAATTCTCGTGAAACCACTTTTCAAAACGCTGTTGCCAGTCAGTAAGATTCATATGTCCTGCTGCATGTCAGTCTGGCGCGGGCGCGTGTACCAGGCTATGGCCCCCAGCACCAGTGTGATAGTACTCAACACCAAAAAACCGAGCAGCGCGCCCAGCCATTTTCCGGTTGCCGTTCCCCAGTCCCCATCGACGGTCGCGCCGGGAATGCTTTGCACATGACTCACTATCCAGCAGTAGCGCACCATAGCCCAGGCAAAATAGCCGCAGAAGCCATAAAATAGCCATAGCGCCAGCTTGCCACCCGGGCTACGGTTCAATTTTTCGTCCATAACATGTTCTCTGTTGTTCAGGTTAATCGTGTTGAGCAGGCAATTTTTCACGCTTTTGGTAAATGCTGTCACAGTGTAGTCCAGGATCGGCTTTATCCAGGAAGACAGATATAAAAAATATATACATATTATATTTCAATATGTTTTTTAACAGTATTAAGACCGGAAAAAGACTTTATTAGCCACCGAATCTATGCAATTATCCCACCGTTATCATCCTTTTGCCTCCATTGCTGCAACTGTTAACACCTTATATTTTTGAAAAATTCAAACCTGATCCTCTGGTCAGGTTTTTTTGTACTTATCTCAATGCATTCTTTACTTTTATAAAATTAAAAAGGTCATTCAAATAATATATTTAATTCACACACTGAATTTATAAACACAAATCATACACCATAAAAATACTTAACCAATCAATGGGTTATATGGAATTAGTGAACACATTCCCTATATGAATATCAAATCAAATAGAAACAATTTGAAATATTAGATATAGTTTACTTACATCTTTCTTTTTAAATTAAATGAACTTAATAGAATAGTATCAGTGCTGTACTCTGACGAAGATTACATATATTCATAAAAATTATCCTTGGAAGGAAATATATAATGAAAAGAAAAGCACTGGCAATTCTTATGCCCGCTCTGTTACTGGCTGGCGCAGCAAATGCCGCTGAAGTCTATAACCAGGACGGTAATAAATTAGATCTGTACGGTAAAGTCGATGCCCTGCATTATTTTTCTGATGATGCTGCCAGCGATGGCGATCAAACATACGCCCGTCTTGGTTTCAAGGGTGAAACCCAAATCAACGATCAATTGACCGGTTTTGGTCAGTGGGAGTACAACGTTCAGGCAAATTCTACCGAAGGTGAAGGCACCAATGGCTGGACCCGCCTGGGCTTTGCCGGCCTTGGTTTTGGTGATTACGGTTCATTTGATTATGGACGTAACTACGGCGTGGTTTATGACGTTGAAGCCTGGACCGATATGCTGCCAGAATTTGGCGGTGACACCTACACGCAGACGGACGTTTACATGCTGGGCCGTACCAATGGCGTAGCCACCTATCGTAACAACGACTTCTTCGGTCTGGTTGACGGCCTGAAATTCGCGCTGCAATACCAGGGCAATAACGAAAACCCGGGTTCAGGTGAAGGTACTAATAACGGTAATCGTAAACTGGCTCGTGAAAACGGCGACGGTTACGGTATGTCTACATCTTATGACTTTGACTTCGGCCTGAGCCTGGGTGCAGCCTATTCTAATTCCGACCGTACTGATAACCAGGTTGCCCGCGGCTACCGTGACGGCGTCAGCTATGCCAATAACTATGCTGGCGGCGACAAGGCTGAAGCCTGGACCGTTGGTGCGAAATACGACGCGTATAATATGTATCTGGCCGCAATGTACGCTGAGACCCGTAATATGACGTCATACGGCAACGGTGATGGTGAGTGGACGGGGGGTATCGCTAATAAAACGCAGAACGTCGAAGTGGTTGCCCAGTATCAGTTTGATTTCGGCCTGCGTCCGTCCGTCGCTTACCTGCAATCAAAAGGCTATGACTTAGGTGGTCAGGTCGCGAGACAAGGTCAATGGCGCTATACCGATAAAGACCTGGTTAAATATGTCGATGTTGGTGCAACTTATTACTTCAACAAAAACATGTCTACCTATGTTGATTATAAAATCAACCTGCTGGACGAAGATGACAGCTTCTATGCAGATAATGGCATTGCGACCGATGACATTGTCGCAGTGGGTCTGGTTTATCAGTTCTAATCATTACCAGTACAGTAAGCCCGCCACGCGCGGGCTTTTTTGTCTCTGTGAGAGAGCTTTCTTAGCGCATATAAGACAGATCGATTATAAAATAATCGTTAACAAGTAAGAAAACATTTGTGACGGGAGTCGTTGAATGCGAAGAAATGATGAAGTCTGCATGCGTTTTCCTGAGCGCCCGTCCGGACAGACACTCAGGGAAATCATCTCGCCATAATCCAGAGAAGCGCGACTGCCCTTCTCCGTTTCAGGTGGAGATTAAAAACGGTGTCCCAACCGCTCACGTTTATTGATGTCGACAGTTCTCGTCACACTGCTATCCAGGATGACATGCCAGCAGTCACTGCCCGTCGAGGGTTGTAGCGTCATATGCCAGCGGGCATCTCCGCCGCCGCCCGGCCCGGCAATGACCTTCAGCGTTTCCAGATGGTTGTGCTTATTTTTGGACAAGTCCTTAATGGCGTACATCACCGGGTTCATCTTCACGTTTTCCAGTTAGGTGTTGAAGTGCCCGGCTTACTGTCCGGCGTCGTTGATTTTGTATCACGTGAACCCGGCAGACTTCAGGGTCTGTCCGGTGGTGACCGCCTTATACAGATACGGGCTGGAAGAGTCGATTTCCCTGGTGAACAGGAACGGTGTGTGGATACCGTCCCGGTCAGCTTACCGGTGTTGTTATCGGTCTGGATATACAGATTATGCTCCTGTGCCACCACCTCAATGCTGCCTTCGCGGTCCTTTACATCCACGGAACCT encodes the following:
- the fliR gene encoding flagellar biosynthetic protein FliR → MVQVTSDQWLYWLSLYFWPLLRVLALISTAPILSEKSVPKRVKLGLGILITLIVAPTLPATNIPLFSLNALWLALEQILIGIALGFTMQFAFAAIRTAGEVIGLQMGLSFATFFDPGSNLNMPVLARLMDLLALLLFLTFNGHLWLISMLVDTFHTLPVGGEPINSNAFLALARAGGLIFLNGLMLALPVITLLLTLNLALGMLNRMAPQLSVFVIGFPLTLSVGILLMSVLMPLIAPFCEHLFSEIFNLLADIMSELPKITAK
- the dgcQ gene encoding cellulose biosynthesis regulator diguanylate cyclase DgcQ encodes the protein MEKTQWLSKFGLRFTPGQVVSLCFIVVLICSSFLTWREVAVLEDSYINSQRNRLESVSHGMDMQLQFNMDRLFFLRNGMQAALKTPLQLQSTYNARRQFEVKRQQDVWSLQSSTRHLLTAHGVSDRFVENAADLNRDGALLHNELTSALELGYLLHLSSSSNSIELRTQYVSRAGFFVTSDPAEIADIAAYYTDLIARPWFFTQSIRENRGRGIRWYTEQRQEQGSQVITASIPLDMSGQWYGVLAMDISVSALQRLLLEAIGAQKEGAWQLYDSQLTWLTSSATGEGQRSPLSAAERQHIIKALENDTRGGMFTSTRYISWQKLKNFDGIVLHIHTLREALGGAFGNIIIALTLLWLVFTFILILSWIVLLRMVRNMIAMQESLKWQAWYDALTRLPNRGALFDRAEMMVRACQQAQQPLCIIQLDLDHFKSINDRFGHQAGDRVLSHVGTLIATALRENDIAGRVGGEEFCIVLPGTTAATGAKIAERIRKRICAKELLIRKNTTLRVSASLGISSTEEDGRYEFEYLQSIADRRLYLAKQNGRNRVYSEG
- the yedA gene encoding drug/metabolite exporter YedA, encoding MRFRQLLPLISALFALYIIWGSTYFVISIGVESWPPLLMAGVRFTAAGVLLMAYLLLSGHKLPPLRPLLNAALIGVLLLAVGNGFVTIAEHQHVPSGIAAVMVATVPLFTLCFSRFFGIATRKLEWVGIAIGLAGIVLLNSGGNLSGNPWGAILILIGSVSWAFGSVYGSRIELPVGMMAGAIEMLAAGIVLLTASLITGEKLTTMPTLSGFLAVGYLAIFGSVIAINAYMYLIRNVTPAIATSYAYVNPVVAVLLGTSFGGESLSSIEWLALAVIVFAVILVTLGKYLFPARPVVTPCEIKK
- a CDS encoding DUF808 domain-containing protein codes for the protein MAGSSLLTLLDDIATLLDDISMMGKLAAKKTAGVLGDDLSLNAQQVTGVRANRELPVVWGVAKGSLLNKVILVPLALLISAFLPWAITPLLMVGGAFLCFEGAEKILHTLHARKHKESPEARQKRLADIAKQDPKTFERDKVKGAIRTDFILSAEIVAITLGIVADAPLLTQVLILSGIALLVTIGVYGIVAVIVRLDDMGYWLVEKSSAVAQATGKALLFTAPWLMKILSVVGTLAMFLVGGGIVVHGISPLHHAIEHFSEQQNAAIQWLISPLINLVLGFILGLIVVAVVKMVSRLRQTAH
- a CDS encoding DNA cytosine methyltransferase, yielding MAIYDVKTLVAELSSLGEHHWSPAILKRMMTSERAWQRLSASEQAHLAALLPQPPAHHPHYAFRFVDLFAGIGGIRTGFEAIGGQCVFTSEWNKHAVRTYKANWYCDPEQHHFNDDIRDVTLSHQPQVSDPQAAEHIRQVIPQHDVLLAGFPCQPFSLAGVSKKNALGRAHGFACDTQGTLFFDVVRIIDACRPSIFVLENVKNLKSHDGGKTFRIIMQTLDDLGYEVANAAEMGKDDPKIIDGKHFLPQHRERIVLVGFRRDLNLHHGFTLRDLPAFYPERRLTFAELLEPDVEAKFILTPVLWKYLYRYAQKHQARGNGFGFGLVDPTDPNSITRTLSARYYKDGAEILVDRGWDRALGEVNFDDPRNQQYRPRRLTPRECARLMGFEAPQGYQFRIPVSDTQAYRQFGNSVVVPAFAAVAKLLKPRIAQAVALRKKGSKPDGRS
- the yodD gene encoding YodD family peroxide/acid resistance protein translates to MKTAKQDDDTVPPDVSIDVDALLAAINEICESEVTRAENGDPHHASVNGHDYHTWRELAEAFELDIHDFSVSEINR
- the dsrB gene encoding protein DsrB; the encoded protein is MQINDRVTVKTDGGPRRPGVVLAIEAFSEGTMYLVSLEDYPLGIWFFNELGHDDGIFVEKVEA
- a CDS encoding mannosyl-3-phosphoglycerate phosphatase-related protein, whose protein sequence is MPDLREPLLILTDLEGTLLESHTYDWQPAIPWLERLNEAGAPVILCSSKTAAEMVQIQKEIGLEGLPFIAENGAVIQLDAAWQDDAHFPRLIAGTPQQEIMQILAQLREAEGFKFTTFSDVDEHTISDWTGLNNAHATLARQQEASETLIWRDSDARMSDFAARLGAQGLLFIQGARFWHVLDQRGDKAQAAIFLLNKYQQREGKRRTTLGLGDGPNDAPLLDVVDYAIVVKGLNREGVRLRRNDPQRVYRTVQEGPAGWSEGMAHFFPSHQPSE
- a CDS encoding very short patch repair endonuclease produces the protein MDVHNKATRSKNMRAIGTRDTAIEKRLAALLEPPGFTFTVQDATLPGRPDFVLTDYRCVIFTHGCFWHHHDCYLFKVPATRTAFWLEKIGKNVERDKRDVLRLKEQGWRVLIIWECALRGREKLSDNALSERLEEWICGGGECAQIDTLGIHPLSITS
- the rcsA gene encoding transcriptional regulator RcsA, with protein sequence MSTIIMDLCSYTRLGLIGYLASRGVKRRDIGDAKDAAALEVACREGHPDVVFINEDCFIHDPESSQQIRQIINQHPDTLFIVFMAIANLHFDEYLLVRKNLLISSKSIKPESLDDILGDCLKKGSEHFSAINMPTLSLSRTESFMLRMWMSGQGTIQISDRMNIKAKTVSSHKGNIKRKIKTHNKQVIYHVVRLTDNVTSGIYVNMR